From a region of the Candidatus Brocadia sp. genome:
- a CDS encoding transketolase — protein sequence MQKNLYKELLYQKDIQMLENKARGIRATCIKMAHDGKEGHLNGALSCVDLLVGLYYTWLDVTPNDSHRKDRDRFIFSKGHACSSLYAVMADRGFFPKHWISSYAQNDSPLPSHPCIHALPILECSSGSLGHGLGMATGMSYGLRMDGIQARVVVLISDGECNEGSTWEAATFAVANRLDNLLLIVDNNGIQSVGRSDSLMGFTSLEEKYTAFGWTTRMINGNNIIEIVETLKEFPFEKGRPSAIIAKTVAGAGVSFMKNQVLWHYRVPSDEDLKKAMQELSEVPIYTESNA from the coding sequence ATGCAAAAGAACCTCTATAAAGAATTGTTGTATCAAAAAGATATTCAAATGCTTGAAAATAAAGCCAGAGGCATCAGAGCAACCTGTATTAAAATGGCTCATGACGGTAAAGAGGGGCATTTAAATGGAGCTTTAAGTTGCGTTGATTTACTGGTCGGGCTATATTACACCTGGCTTGATGTTACACCCAATGACTCGCATAGAAAAGACAGAGATCGTTTTATATTCAGCAAAGGACATGCATGTTCATCACTTTATGCTGTAATGGCTGATCGTGGCTTTTTCCCCAAACACTGGATCTCCAGCTATGCACAAAATGATTCTCCCTTACCGAGTCATCCGTGTATTCACGCCCTCCCGATTCTCGAATGCTCTTCGGGAAGCCTGGGACACGGGCTTGGTATGGCTACAGGCATGAGTTACGGCTTGCGAATGGATGGAATACAAGCAAGGGTGGTGGTTCTTATCAGTGACGGAGAATGTAACGAGGGGAGTACCTGGGAAGCGGCTACTTTTGCCGTGGCAAATCGACTCGATAATCTGCTGCTCATCGTAGACAATAATGGGATTCAGTCGGTAGGCCGATCAGATAGCCTGATGGGTTTCACATCGCTGGAAGAAAAATACACTGCGTTTGGCTGGACTACCCGAATGATAAATGGAAACAACATCATAGAGATTGTTGAAACATTAAAGGAATTCCCTTTTGAAAAAGGGCGTCCGTCAGCAATTATTGCAAAAACAGTAGCGGGTGCTGGTGTAAGTTTTATGAAAAATCAGGTACTCTGGCATTATCGGGTGCCATCTGACGAAGACCTTAAAAAAGCTATGCAAGAGTTAAGCGAAGTTCCCATTTATACGGAGTCAAATGCTTGA
- a CDS encoding NAD-dependent epimerase/dehydratase family protein — translation MYRKILVTGGSAVTGSALKSIIGDYSESTFFFINSKDCNLVDSNKTIAYISELQPDAIIHLAAISGGIGLSMKYPATLLRDNVLMNFNILEAGRRCNIKKIVMTLTTGMYPENAPLPLKEEYIHNGHPHESNYGSSFAKRLVDPAVKAYRAEYGLNIIGLVPNGIFGENDNFNYDDAPMVPTLIRRFYENRHGNSKIVIWGDGTPLREYTYAKDVARAFMWCLNHYNDAQILNIGTTEELSVKEIAYLIAGFLNIDTSRIEFDTTKSNGIFKKSVDNSRFISISKFQYTSFKAGLENTIRWFCDTYQKSPESIRMKGKSRIN, via the coding sequence ATGTATCGTAAGATTTTAGTAACAGGAGGCTCTGCTGTGACTGGCAGTGCCTTAAAATCCATAATCGGTGATTATTCGGAAAGTACGTTCTTTTTCATAAATTCAAAGGATTGTAATCTGGTCGATAGCAATAAAACCATTGCATACATAAGTGAATTACAGCCGGATGCTATCATTCATCTGGCGGCAATTAGCGGTGGTATCGGTCTGAGTATGAAATATCCAGCAACCCTATTACGGGATAACGTGTTGATGAATTTTAACATTCTTGAGGCAGGTAGGCGATGCAACATAAAAAAGATTGTTATGACCCTTACTACGGGCATGTATCCGGAGAATGCACCGCTTCCCCTCAAAGAAGAGTACATCCACAACGGTCATCCACATGAATCGAACTATGGTTCTTCGTTTGCAAAAAGGCTGGTTGATCCCGCTGTGAAAGCGTACCGGGCCGAATATGGTTTAAATATCATAGGCTTGGTGCCAAACGGAATATTTGGTGAAAACGATAACTTCAATTACGACGATGCACCCATGGTTCCAACGCTTATCAGACGCTTTTATGAAAACAGACATGGCAATTCAAAAATAGTTATCTGGGGTGATGGTACTCCCCTTCGGGAATATACTTATGCAAAGGATGTCGCCAGGGCTTTCATGTGGTGCCTGAACCATTATAATGATGCACAAATATTGAATATTGGCACAACTGAGGAACTTTCTGTAAAGGAAATAGCATATCTTATCGCCGGCTTCTTGAATATTGATACCAGTCGTATTGAATTTGACACAACAAAATCAAATGGAATATTCAAAAAGAGCGTAGATAATTCCCGTTTTATCAGTATCTCAAAATTCCAGTATACATCTTTTAAGGCCGGTTTGGAAAACACTATAAGGTGGTTTTGTGATACCTATCAGAAATCTCCCGAAAGCATAAGAATGAAGGGCAAAAGCAGGATCAACTAA
- a CDS encoding aldo/keto reductase yields MKYRKLGNTGIEVSEIGFGTWGLGGNSYGPVDDNVSKTALRFAFDSGITFYDTSDLYGNGHSEEVLGDALHDVRDKIIISTKVGLLPHTGFGMPCDFSPAYIRQELDVSLRRLRSDYVDIYLLHSPTIEMLREDREIVATLQILKEAGKIHAYGISVRSPDDGLVAIQEFGINVVQVNFNMIDHRAIDNGLFDVACEKKVGVIARTPLCFGYLTGKLHGNEKFEGIDHRANWPVDQRQRWANAPDLFLFLNQRKNRTPAQSALRFCLDHKSVSTVIPGMMNCNEVRENALASSLEALSAEEVARIKLIYENNVFYDHSAKQRK; encoded by the coding sequence ATGAAATACAGAAAACTTGGCAATACTGGAATAGAAGTATCAGAAATTGGGTTTGGCACATGGGGGCTAGGCGGTAATTCGTACGGTCCGGTCGATGACAATGTCTCTAAAACTGCCTTACGTTTTGCCTTTGATTCTGGAATAACTTTCTATGATACATCCGATCTGTATGGCAATGGCCACAGTGAGGAAGTTCTAGGTGATGCATTGCACGATGTTAGAGATAAAATTATTATCTCTACAAAAGTTGGTTTGCTTCCGCATACCGGCTTCGGCATGCCATGCGACTTTTCCCCTGCATACATAAGACAGGAGCTAGATGTTAGTTTAAGGCGATTAAGATCAGACTATGTTGATATCTATCTTCTGCACAGTCCAACTATTGAAATGCTGAGAGAGGATCGAGAAATTGTTGCCACACTGCAAATCCTTAAAGAGGCTGGGAAAATCCATGCATACGGGATTTCTGTAAGATCGCCTGATGATGGGCTTGTGGCAATTCAAGAATTTGGTATTAACGTAGTTCAGGTAAATTTTAACATGATTGATCACAGAGCAATTGATAACGGCCTGTTTGATGTAGCCTGCGAGAAGAAGGTAGGGGTTATTGCGCGAACGCCGCTGTGTTTTGGATATTTAACAGGCAAGTTGCATGGGAACGAAAAATTTGAAGGTATAGATCACAGAGCGAATTGGCCAGTAGACCAGCGACAAAGATGGGCTAATGCCCCCGATTTATTTTTGTTCCTGAACCAAAGGAAGAACCGTACTCCGGCACAGTCGGCGTTGCGGTTCTGCCTTGACCATAAAAGCGTTTCAACAGTTATTCCTGGTATGATGAATTGCAACGAAGTCCGAGAAAATGCCCTGGCCAGCAGTTTGGAAGCATTGAGTGCTGAAGAAGTGGCAAGAATCAAATTGATATATGAAAACAACGTCTTTTATGACCATTCTGCTAAACAAAGAAAGTAA
- a CDS encoding TylF/MycF family methyltransferase has translation MTLQDPSRFLEPARTTTGEVQFRVILEDYFSNSIGSNVEKLQNFTKYVPTQDLRKFLCRYELFRKILHVHGSIVECGVLYGGGLMAWAQLSEIFEPLNHLRNIIGFDTFSGFVSLSEMDKTGTAFQGKNGGLAIDAYDDLLKSIALYNKNRFLAHIEKVKLVKGDVAVSLPAYLKTNPHLVVSLLYLDFDIYEPTVVALRHLIPRIPKGGIIAFDELNHEVWPGETIAVMQEMGLNKLRIERFPFGSTMSYAVIE, from the coding sequence GTGACTCTTCAAGATCCATCACGATTTCTAGAGCCAGCAAGGACAACAACTGGTGAAGTTCAATTTCGGGTTATTTTGGAAGATTATTTTTCAAACAGCATCGGAAGCAACGTGGAGAAACTGCAGAATTTTACCAAATATGTGCCAACGCAGGATCTGAGAAAATTCCTTTGCAGGTATGAGCTCTTTAGAAAAATCCTGCATGTTCATGGTTCAATCGTCGAATGTGGTGTGCTCTACGGTGGTGGTTTGATGGCGTGGGCGCAGTTAAGTGAAATTTTTGAACCGTTGAATCATCTTCGAAATATCATCGGTTTTGACACTTTTTCAGGTTTTGTTTCTCTTTCTGAAATGGATAAAACAGGCACTGCATTTCAGGGTAAAAATGGAGGATTGGCAATAGATGCTTATGATGACTTGCTAAAAAGTATTGCCTTATATAATAAAAATCGTTTTCTCGCCCACATAGAGAAAGTCAAATTGGTTAAAGGCGATGTTGCCGTATCTCTTCCCGCATATCTAAAGACAAATCCACATCTTGTTGTTAGCCTTTTGTATCTTGATTTTGACATATATGAACCTACAGTCGTTGCCCTTAGGCATCTAATACCAAGGATTCCTAAGGGAGGCATCATAGCTTTTGACGAACTAAACCACGAGGTTTGGCCAGGTGAAACAATTGCGGTAATGCAGGAGATGGGTTTAAACAAGCTAAGAATAGAAAGATTTCCTTTTGGTTCTACCATGTCATATGCAGTAATTGAATGA
- a CDS encoding class I SAM-dependent methyltransferase → MSMYSQRNLSKLTIDDFARLFGTTADDIDEYCKGLVDTMDFSFEQLSDIERDKLILNILKRIDLADLPVSGEERKPEWEKGWADNLRDFINSGYDLSKLVPKYFKKNIPVRLNREYVMPVDPDFVLNCTRVFRNWIFRKYLKDVDSIYEFGCGPATHLAFLAGIYPGKKLYGLDWAKPSQEIIRLLAKHFGWQIEGRHFDFFAPDVNLHLDENSAVYTFGALEQIGGNHKAFLQFLLKESFKLCINVECISEFYNQDYLPDYLAFKYHKRRNYLDGYLTRLQELEAEGKIIILAMHHQQFGNIYDDSHSYVVWKLRKIPATS, encoded by the coding sequence ATGTCTATGTATAGCCAGCGGAACTTATCAAAATTGACTATAGATGATTTTGCCAGACTATTTGGCACAACTGCAGATGATATTGACGAGTATTGCAAGGGGCTTGTAGATACGATGGATTTCAGTTTTGAACAACTTTCTGATATTGAGCGAGACAAGTTGATACTTAACATACTAAAAAGGATTGATTTGGCCGATTTGCCTGTATCTGGGGAGGAAAGAAAGCCGGAATGGGAAAAAGGCTGGGCGGATAATCTTCGGGATTTTATTAATTCAGGATATGATCTCTCTAAACTTGTCCCAAAGTATTTCAAGAAAAATATCCCGGTTCGGCTCAATCGTGAATATGTGATGCCGGTGGATCCTGACTTTGTCCTTAATTGTACCAGGGTTTTTCGCAATTGGATATTCAGGAAATATTTGAAAGATGTCGATTCTATCTACGAATTCGGTTGCGGCCCTGCCACACACCTTGCCTTTTTGGCAGGTATTTATCCTGGAAAGAAGCTCTATGGGCTCGACTGGGCAAAACCTTCGCAGGAAATTATCCGGCTCTTGGCAAAACATTTTGGCTGGCAAATAGAAGGACGTCATTTTGATTTTTTTGCCCCTGATGTAAATCTGCATTTGGACGAAAACAGTGCAGTTTATACTTTTGGAGCGCTTGAGCAAATAGGAGGGAATCATAAAGCCTTCCTGCAATTTTTGTTGAAAGAATCTTTCAAGCTGTGCATTAATGTTGAATGTATCAGTGAATTCTACAATCAGGACTACTTGCCAGATTATCTCGCCTTTAAATATCACAAAAGAAGAAACTACCTGGATGGCTATCTTACCCGTTTGCAGGAATTGGAGGCTGAAGGAAAGATCATAATACTGGCAATGCACCATCAGCAATTTGGCAATATATATGATGATTCTCATTCTTATGTGGTATGGAAACTAAGGAAAATACCTGCTACATCATAA
- a CDS encoding dTDP-4-dehydrorhamnose 3,5-epimerase family protein, with protein sequence MEVKQTKLTGVLTIKPPTIFEDFRGTYVELYNEQLYINAGIKVKFIQDDISISSKHVLRGIHGDKETWKLISCLYGKFYLVVVNWDKNSLQYCQWESFTLSEKNCIQVLVPPNFGIGHLVLSEQAIFSYKQSTYYNRANQFTLVWNDQKLNIWWPINNPILSQRDSGIG encoded by the coding sequence ATGGAAGTTAAGCAAACTAAACTTACAGGAGTTTTGACGATTAAGCCCCCTACTATTTTTGAAGATTTCAGGGGAACGTATGTTGAATTGTACAATGAACAGCTTTACATAAATGCCGGAATAAAAGTAAAATTTATCCAGGATGATATTTCTATTTCCTCAAAGCATGTCTTACGCGGTATTCACGGTGACAAGGAAACATGGAAATTAATTTCCTGTTTATATGGCAAATTTTATTTAGTCGTGGTTAATTGGGACAAGAATTCCCTCCAGTATTGCCAGTGGGAATCCTTCACCTTATCAGAAAAAAATTGTATTCAAGTCTTAGTGCCTCCAAATTTTGGCATTGGCCATCTGGTTTTAAGTGAACAGGCGATATTTAGCTACAAACAAAGCACCTACTATAATCGTGCCAATCAATTTACCCTCGTGTGGAATGACCAGAAACTTAATATATGGTGGCCAATTAATAATCCAATCTTATCACAAAGAGACTCAGGGATTGGTTAA
- a CDS encoding FkbM family methyltransferase, whose protein sequence is MSVSVKNRASLRVLYIPLEFKTWQNASHLPYSGNYGFEEGFTANGMEYLTIPAFYETTSSEQISWLNHARELCAGKNFDHVWLEIVHSRFDESFLDWIATIAPVRIGFVWESCEMHPDEIVNNPEGVKRRQANLERNFKFVTHVVAIDEKDVENFNTHNLVKTKWLWDAGIMPERFICKELPSTPAPNNCAVFYGSLYGERKKWLEHSALKGLLVRPVASPEYSTNLPGLFDKLNATSDAFLKEEQASTEEFFSTYIDSLRVIRRECFALWLSGLSMGVAIVNLPQFGKGYASRVLEGMAAGRPVISYEIPDRPRTKALFEDGKEILLYKGDDPYQLAEHIQRILREPDFARRISANARSKIMSFHTTERLVSQILDWVENREINSSLMAHPLQGNQTQPGNKMLLTRNFYGPGDIVFDVGANVGDKTHMFLESGAKVICFEPQSDCTTILQKKYGNDKRVVIVEKGLADKNGKRLLSVCSQANTISTFSDDWKKGRFADYTWDKSDVVEVITLDDAIHTYGFPQYVKIDVEGFEYQVLCGLSKPVPYLSFEFTIEFLDRAKQCMSHLERLGYEFFNFSEKEIPQLVLSEWVSSKTLFKKLERLTDQLYWGDIYAKYDTLSPNNKKNFTHEIKHILPDKSAVAANIRNTISTVNTNILKQLYITGLWGDNQPLRLHLGCGEQRLDGYVNIDYPPSEHNVMQVKADVYANIMELDFPAGSVDEIRSHHVFEHFNRVTALAMLIKWHHWLKVGGKLHIETPDLVGSAKTLLGDYSWKTKMGAVRHIAGDQSSGWSYHIDHWFPERFEHTLNNLGFRPVQTQSTSWPHDPFLSNVTAIAVKSHNVSLSEQVKAADELLWESTVASTEQPTYEVWKQQLRSLLSDKSEMASQVPLGSQLEQVAHVFQQSKSEQSIQEIHDFNQRERDRWVQLKAVTVPAGSRVLDIGAGTCPYRALFAHGDYKTHDFKRYTGEKLGGTTEYGKIDYESDICAIPVPDNSFDVIVCTEVLEHTPEPIEALREMSRILKEGGRLFLTAPLGSGLHQLPYHYYGGFTPEWYKHFCSKFGLYVSEISPNGGFFKLLAQECARVAWTLPQHQHLHGNNVELIKNLFGEWIPRYLFELEKKHGIDQFTVGYHVEAVKVRDIDTVQKLIENDLQNVNLYLEAARSLLNQGEYLPARRYVEDALELNHSNTTLIEMHQQLVNKP, encoded by the coding sequence ATGTCTGTGTCTGTTAAAAACCGTGCCAGCCTGAGAGTTTTATATATTCCTTTAGAGTTTAAAACGTGGCAAAATGCAAGCCACCTTCCTTACTCTGGGAATTATGGTTTTGAAGAAGGGTTCACTGCTAACGGGATGGAATATCTGACGATTCCAGCCTTTTATGAAACGACATCTTCCGAACAGATATCATGGCTGAACCATGCACGTGAGCTTTGTGCAGGAAAAAATTTTGATCATGTTTGGCTTGAGATCGTTCATAGTAGATTTGATGAAAGTTTTCTGGACTGGATTGCGACAATAGCTCCGGTTCGCATTGGCTTTGTCTGGGAAAGCTGTGAAATGCACCCTGACGAAATTGTAAATAATCCCGAAGGTGTCAAAAGACGACAAGCTAATCTCGAAAGGAATTTTAAATTTGTAACGCATGTCGTTGCTATTGACGAAAAAGATGTGGAAAATTTTAACACCCATAACTTGGTAAAAACCAAATGGTTATGGGATGCCGGAATAATGCCTGAACGTTTCATCTGCAAGGAACTTCCGTCAACGCCCGCGCCCAATAATTGTGCAGTTTTTTATGGGTCTCTCTATGGTGAAAGGAAAAAATGGCTGGAACATAGCGCCTTGAAGGGTTTACTGGTCCGCCCGGTGGCTTCTCCAGAATATAGCACCAATCTGCCTGGTCTTTTTGATAAATTGAATGCTACTTCTGATGCATTTTTAAAAGAAGAGCAGGCCTCTACCGAAGAGTTCTTTTCTACTTATATAGACTCTTTGCGTGTCATTCGCAGGGAATGCTTTGCCCTTTGGCTGAGTGGACTGAGTATGGGGGTTGCGATTGTGAATTTACCGCAATTTGGTAAGGGTTATGCAAGCCGTGTACTTGAAGGGATGGCCGCGGGACGTCCGGTTATAAGCTATGAAATCCCAGACCGGCCAAGAACCAAAGCTCTCTTTGAGGATGGGAAAGAAATTTTGTTGTACAAAGGAGATGATCCTTATCAGTTGGCGGAACATATACAACGGATTTTGCGTGAGCCGGACTTTGCCAGGAGGATCTCAGCGAATGCCAGAAGCAAAATAATGAGTTTTCATACCACGGAAAGATTGGTTAGCCAGATACTTGACTGGGTTGAAAATCGGGAAATAAATTCTTCTTTAATGGCTCATCCTTTACAAGGTAATCAAACACAGCCTGGCAACAAGATGCTGTTGACGCGAAATTTTTATGGTCCGGGAGATATCGTATTTGATGTTGGAGCAAATGTCGGCGACAAGACTCATATGTTTTTAGAGAGTGGCGCAAAGGTAATATGTTTTGAACCTCAATCTGATTGCACAACGATATTGCAGAAGAAGTACGGCAATGACAAAAGAGTAGTAATTGTTGAAAAAGGCTTGGCTGATAAAAATGGAAAAAGGCTACTTTCTGTATGCTCACAGGCTAACACAATCTCCACTTTTTCAGATGACTGGAAAAAGGGAAGATTTGCTGACTATACATGGGATAAATCTGACGTGGTAGAAGTTATTACTCTTGATGATGCTATTCATACTTATGGATTCCCTCAATACGTCAAGATTGATGTAGAAGGATTTGAATATCAGGTTCTGTGTGGTTTATCTAAACCAGTTCCATATTTATCATTTGAATTTACAATTGAATTTCTTGATCGTGCAAAGCAGTGCATGTCTCATTTGGAGAGACTCGGTTACGAATTCTTTAATTTTTCCGAAAAAGAAATACCTCAACTGGTTCTTTCCGAATGGGTTTCCTCAAAAACTCTTTTTAAAAAATTGGAACGTTTGACAGATCAGTTATATTGGGGTGACATTTACGCAAAGTACGATACGTTATCTCCGAATAATAAAAAAAATTTTACTCATGAAATTAAACACATTCTTCCTGATAAATCAGCAGTAGCAGCAAATATAAGAAATACGATTTCAACTGTTAATACCAATATTCTCAAACAACTCTATATTACAGGTCTTTGGGGTGACAATCAGCCGCTTCGCCTTCACCTTGGTTGCGGAGAACAGCGCCTCGATGGCTATGTAAATATTGATTATCCACCAAGCGAGCATAATGTCATGCAGGTGAAAGCGGATGTTTATGCGAACATTATGGAATTAGATTTTCCTGCAGGGTCTGTAGACGAGATCAGGTCGCACCATGTCTTTGAGCACTTTAATCGTGTTACAGCCCTGGCGATGCTTATCAAATGGCACCATTGGCTAAAGGTCGGCGGAAAACTGCATATTGAGACGCCTGATCTCGTTGGTAGTGCAAAGACGTTGTTGGGCGATTACTCCTGGAAGACAAAAATGGGGGCAGTTCGGCATATAGCCGGGGATCAGTCTTCCGGTTGGTCATATCATATTGATCACTGGTTTCCCGAAAGATTTGAACACACTTTGAATAATCTGGGATTTCGGCCTGTACAAACCCAGTCAACATCCTGGCCACACGATCCATTTTTGTCAAACGTTACCGCTATTGCTGTAAAATCGCACAATGTCTCTTTGTCAGAGCAGGTAAAGGCCGCTGATGAATTGTTGTGGGAAAGTACTGTTGCATCCACTGAGCAACCAACCTATGAAGTCTGGAAGCAACAGCTTCGTTCTCTTTTGTCAGACAAATCCGAAATGGCATCACAGGTGCCTTTGGGTTCTCAGTTAGAACAGGTCGCTCACGTCTTTCAGCAATCCAAGTCAGAGCAATCAATTCAGGAAATACACGACTTTAACCAGAGAGAGCGCGACAGATGGGTTCAACTGAAGGCGGTGACCGTGCCTGCAGGTTCACGAGTGTTAGATATCGGTGCGGGAACGTGTCCCTATCGTGCGCTATTTGCGCATGGTGATTACAAAACGCATGATTTCAAACGATACACGGGTGAGAAGCTTGGTGGAACAACGGAATACGGCAAGATTGATTATGAATCGGATATTTGCGCTATACCCGTACCGGACAACTCCTTTGACGTAATCGTCTGCACTGAAGTCCTGGAACATACTCCGGAACCAATCGAAGCGCTCCGGGAGATGTCGAGGATCTTAAAGGAGGGCGGCAGACTGTTCCTGACCGCTCCGCTTGGGTCCGGACTGCATCAACTGCCGTATCACTATTATGGCGGGTTCACGCCGGAATGGTACAAGCATTTTTGCAGTAAATTCGGTTTATATGTCTCCGAAATCTCACCAAACGGGGGGTTTTTCAAACTGCTTGCTCAGGAATGTGCACGTGTGGCCTGGACATTGCCTCAACACCAGCATCTGCATGGGAATAACGTGGAGTTGATCAAAAACCTGTTCGGTGAATGGATACCTCGCTATTTATTTGAGCTGGAAAAGAAACACGGTATTGACCAGTTCACCGTCGGCTATCACGTAGAAGCTGTGAAAGTCAGAGATATCGATACCGTTCAGAAATTGATTGAAAACGATCTCCAAAATGTGAATCTCTATCTTGAAGCCGCACGATCTCTGTTGAATCAAGGTGAGTATTTACCTGCAAGAAGGTATGTAGAAGACGCATTGGAACTCAACCATAGCAATACCACGCTTATTGAGATGCATCAACAATTGGTGAATAAGCCATGA